The Brassica napus cultivar Da-Ae chromosome C7, Da-Ae, whole genome shotgun sequence genome has a segment encoding these proteins:
- the LOC106445638 gene encoding probable E3 ubiquitin-protein ligase RHY1A isoform X1, with protein sequence MAGMLPGVECARRRRFHGGAPPIDLSNTASVAAATGHVWTRRPSFSLYTTNHESHQAYVSFSERNVRNKSYGVDNDEKLVGAAKEAKDRLDERLRNPRRRFGLFKQVQNGKDKVNKLEQGKIKSLMDLPTELVGLKKSRGRLVKWFGWRVREQQECAICLDQLKMGETLVHLPCTHKFHSICLLPWLDTNGYCPYCRMDIWN encoded by the exons ATGGCTGGTATGCTTCCAGGAGTTGAGTGCGCGAGGAGGCGGCGATTTCACGGCGGTGCTCCACCGATTGACTTATCCAACACGGCTTCTGTGGCGGCAGCAACGGGACACGTATGGACTCGCCGACCATCCTTCTCTCTCTACACTACCAATCACGAGAGTCACCAAGCCTATGTCTCCTTCTCG gaGAGAAATGTTAGGAACAAATCTTACGGTGTTGATAACGACGAGAAGCTTGTAGGAGCAGCCAAAGAGGCGAAAGATAGATTGGACGAGCGGCTGAGAAACCCGCGAAGAAGGTTTGGTTTGTTTAAACAAGT GCAAAATGGCAAAGACAAAGTGAATAAATTGGAGCAAGGGAAAATTAAATCTCTCATGGATTTACCGACAGAGTTAGTTGGGTTGAAGAAGAGCCGGGGAAGGCTTGTCAAATGGTTCGGGTGGCGAGTAAGGGAACAACAAGAGTGTGCTATATGTCTTGACCAGTTGAAGATGGGTGAGACATTGGTCCACCTACCATGCACCCATAAGTTTCACTCCATATGTTTATTGCCTTGGCTAGATACCAACGGGTATTGCCCTTATTGTCGAATGGACATTTGGAATTAA
- the LOC106445638 gene encoding uncharacterized protein LOC106445638 isoform X3 — MAGMLPGVECARRRRFHGGAPPIDLSNTASVAAATGHVWTRRPSFSLYTTNHESHQAYVSFSERNVRNKSYGVDNDEKLVGAAKEAKDRLDERLRNPRRRFGLFKQVSGKMAKTK; from the exons ATGGCTGGTATGCTTCCAGGAGTTGAGTGCGCGAGGAGGCGGCGATTTCACGGCGGTGCTCCACCGATTGACTTATCCAACACGGCTTCTGTGGCGGCAGCAACGGGACACGTATGGACTCGCCGACCATCCTTCTCTCTCTACACTACCAATCACGAGAGTCACCAAGCCTATGTCTCCTTCTCG gaGAGAAATGTTAGGAACAAATCTTACGGTGTTGATAACGACGAGAAGCTTGTAGGAGCAGCCAAAGAGGCGAAAGATAGATTGGACGAGCGGCTGAGAAACCCGCGAAGAAGGTTTGGTTTGTTTAAACAAGT TTCAGGCAAAATGGCAAAGACAAAGTGA
- the LOC106445638 gene encoding uncharacterized protein LOC106445638 isoform X4: MAGMLPGVECARRRRFHGGAPPIDLSNTASVAAATGHVWTRRPSFSLYTTNHESHQAYVSFSERNVRNKSYGVDNDEKLVGAAKEAKDRLDERLRNPRRSSGKMAKTK, from the exons ATGGCTGGTATGCTTCCAGGAGTTGAGTGCGCGAGGAGGCGGCGATTTCACGGCGGTGCTCCACCGATTGACTTATCCAACACGGCTTCTGTGGCGGCAGCAACGGGACACGTATGGACTCGCCGACCATCCTTCTCTCTCTACACTACCAATCACGAGAGTCACCAAGCCTATGTCTCCTTCTCG gaGAGAAATGTTAGGAACAAATCTTACGGTGTTGATAACGACGAGAAGCTTGTAGGAGCAGCCAAAGAGGCGAAAGATAGATTGGACGAGCGGCTGAGAAACCCGCGAAGAAG TTCAGGCAAAATGGCAAAGACAAAGTGA
- the LOC106445638 gene encoding probable E3 ubiquitin-protein ligase RHY1A isoform X2, whose amino-acid sequence MAGMLPGVECARRRRFHGGAPPIDLSNTASVAAATGHVWTRRPSFSLYTTNHESHQAYVSFSERNVRNKSYGVDNDEKLVGAAKEAKDRLDERLRNPRRRQNGKDKVNKLEQGKIKSLMDLPTELVGLKKSRGRLVKWFGWRVREQQECAICLDQLKMGETLVHLPCTHKFHSICLLPWLDTNGYCPYCRMDIWN is encoded by the exons ATGGCTGGTATGCTTCCAGGAGTTGAGTGCGCGAGGAGGCGGCGATTTCACGGCGGTGCTCCACCGATTGACTTATCCAACACGGCTTCTGTGGCGGCAGCAACGGGACACGTATGGACTCGCCGACCATCCTTCTCTCTCTACACTACCAATCACGAGAGTCACCAAGCCTATGTCTCCTTCTCG gaGAGAAATGTTAGGAACAAATCTTACGGTGTTGATAACGACGAGAAGCTTGTAGGAGCAGCCAAAGAGGCGAAAGATAGATTGGACGAGCGGCTGAGAAACCCGCGAAGAAG GCAAAATGGCAAAGACAAAGTGAATAAATTGGAGCAAGGGAAAATTAAATCTCTCATGGATTTACCGACAGAGTTAGTTGGGTTGAAGAAGAGCCGGGGAAGGCTTGTCAAATGGTTCGGGTGGCGAGTAAGGGAACAACAAGAGTGTGCTATATGTCTTGACCAGTTGAAGATGGGTGAGACATTGGTCCACCTACCATGCACCCATAAGTTTCACTCCATATGTTTATTGCCTTGGCTAGATACCAACGGGTATTGCCCTTATTGTCGAATGGACATTTGGAATTAA